The following are from one region of the Paenibacillus sabinae T27 genome:
- a CDS encoding MerR family transcriptional regulator — protein MQKLAKLAGISARTLRYYDEFGILKPARINSSGYRIYGRPEVDLLQQILFYRELGLSLENIKAIVTSPSFDGTKALRTHHGRLLAKREQLDRLISNVEKTLAEREGRITMSDTEKFEGFKQKMIEDNEQAYGKEARGKYGDEAVNRSNKQLMNMTEEQYSAVQKIEEDMFASLAEGMKTGDSAGEAAQRAADLHRQWLTFFWGSYSPEAHAGVAQMYVDDERFTAYYDKRGAGLARFLRDAVHAYTAKSN, from the coding sequence GTGCAAAAACTCGCGAAACTTGCGGGAATCAGCGCGCGTACGCTGCGTTATTACGATGAATTCGGGATTTTGAAACCGGCCCGGATCAACTCCTCCGGATACCGCATCTATGGCCGGCCCGAGGTCGATCTGCTGCAGCAGATTTTATTTTACCGCGAGCTGGGTCTAAGTCTGGAGAACATTAAGGCTATCGTAACCTCGCCCTCGTTCGACGGGACGAAAGCGCTGAGGACACATCATGGCAGGCTGCTGGCCAAAAGAGAACAACTCGACCGGCTGATCTCAAATGTGGAGAAGACACTGGCCGAAAGGGAAGGAAGGATTACAATGAGCGACACCGAGAAATTTGAAGGCTTTAAACAAAAAATGATTGAAGACAACGAGCAGGCCTACGGCAAGGAAGCGCGCGGGAAGTACGGCGACGAAGCCGTCAACCGGTCCAATAAACAGCTGATGAACATGACCGAGGAGCAGTATTCGGCCGTTCAAAAAATAGAAGAGGACATGTTCGCTTCGCTGGCGGAAGGCATGAAGACTGGTGACTCCGCCGGCGAAGCCGCGCAGCGAGCCGCCGATCTCCATCGGCAATGGCTCACATTCTTCTGGGGCAGCTACTCCCCGGAGGCCCATGCGGGGGTCGCGCAGATGTACGTGGACGACGAACGCTTTACCGCTTACTATGACAAGCGCGGAGCGGGGCTTGCCCGCTTCCTTAGAGACGCCGTACACGCCTACACGGCCAAATCGAACTAA
- a CDS encoding 3'-5' exonuclease, which yields MDYIILDIEFNGRKFASEHPMEVIEIGAVRLDASLRPVDEFTSLIKPVYFATLNSFIKKKTGIPQEEIDIAPRFPKVISAFLRWLDQSPDGVLLLTWGGEDMKRIIQDTRMHKLDDTYWLKTPYYDLLKGLLRARGLKNDISVESAMELLGLESAGSAHRALGDARMTADIFRGIYGELDLDQVKYYKDTFSNARERKTVKIAIKAILAQKIIPTWELVEEHYFTGKIPLDDPRKAEELQRFFAAELEKATSRSAISPSPSPANRLSQS from the coding sequence GTGGATTATATCATACTGGACATTGAATTTAACGGCCGTAAGTTTGCCAGCGAGCATCCGATGGAGGTTATCGAGATCGGCGCCGTGCGGCTTGACGCTTCCCTTCGTCCTGTCGACGAGTTCACTTCGCTGATCAAACCCGTGTATTTCGCTACGCTGAACTCTTTCATCAAGAAAAAAACGGGGATTCCTCAGGAAGAAATCGATATCGCCCCCCGTTTTCCCAAGGTAATCTCCGCCTTCCTGCGCTGGCTCGACCAAAGTCCGGATGGCGTGCTGCTGCTGACCTGGGGCGGTGAAGATATGAAGCGCATTATCCAGGATACCCGCATGCATAAGCTGGACGACACCTACTGGCTGAAGACCCCATACTACGATCTGCTCAAAGGACTTCTTCGCGCACGAGGCCTGAAGAACGATATCAGCGTGGAAAGCGCCATGGAGCTTCTGGGCCTCGAATCCGCCGGCTCCGCGCACCGGGCGCTGGGCGACGCGCGCATGACAGCCGATATTTTTCGTGGGATTTACGGCGAGCTGGACCTGGATCAGGTGAAATACTACAAAGACACCTTCTCCAACGCCCGTGAGCGCAAGACGGTCAAGATCGCGATCAAAGCAATTCTGGCGCAAAAGATCATCCCCACCTGGGAGCTAGTTGAGGAGCATTATTTTACAGGTAAAATTCCGCTGGACGACCCGCGCAAGGCTGAGGAGCTTCAGCGATTCTTTGCCGCGGAGCTTGAGAAAGCCACCTCCCGTTCCGCAATCTCTCCTTCCCCGTCTCCGGCCAACCGGCTGAGTCAAAGCTAA
- a CDS encoding CYTH domain-containing protein gives MAMEIERKFLLPEFPQQLVQEGKLTVHSRQRIEQTYLAIDGPQELRVRKIEDLASGEVHYTHTFKNGLGISREEIEYEISQGLYEQMIRAVRAVPLIKERITGEWNGVTVEIDIYDQLKLSVVEVEFHSLEEAQSFEAPDWFGQDVSEEKQYSNKTVWKELQKTDL, from the coding sequence ATGGCAATGGAAATCGAGCGCAAGTTCCTGCTTCCGGAGTTTCCGCAGCAGCTCGTTCAGGAGGGGAAGCTGACTGTTCACAGCCGGCAGCGCATTGAGCAGACCTATTTGGCGATTGACGGGCCGCAGGAGCTGCGCGTGCGCAAAATCGAAGATCTCGCTTCCGGCGAGGTGCATTACACGCATACCTTCAAGAACGGGCTGGGCATCAGCCGGGAGGAAATCGAATACGAAATCTCGCAGGGCCTGTACGAGCAAATGATTCGGGCCGTCCGGGCGGTGCCGCTGATCAAGGAGCGAATTACCGGCGAATGGAACGGCGTAACGGTGGAAATTGATATCTACGATCAATTGAAGCTGTCCGTCGTCGAGGTCGAATTTCATTCCCTGGAGGAGGCTCAGAGCTTCGAAGCGCCGGATTGGTTCGGGCAGGACGTCAGTGAAGAGAAGCAGTACAGCAACAAGACTGTCTGGAAAGAGCTTCAGAAAACGGACCTGTAA
- the thrC gene encoding threonine synthase gives MQYISTRGKVEPKGFIDTVLMGLADDGGLMIPDVIPSVSAQTLEEWRSLSFQELFLKIFSYYTNGEIPDGDLKDMVKRSYASFRHPEVTPLKEINDSLYVLELFHGPTFAFKDVALQFMGELYSYISRVRGEIIHILGATSGDTGAAAIAGVRGKEGIKICILHPHNKVSKVQELQMTTVDDANVLNLSVKGNFDDCQQVIKELFGDLDFKSRYHLRAINSINFVRILAQTVYYFYAYLHLPQSAQGKTVNISVPSGNFGNIFSGYLAKKMGLPIGKLIIATNENNILERFVKTGEYKPGDFKSTHSPSMDIQVASNFERYLYYLLGEDSAKVSDYMAKLQREGAITVDSALLDKVQTEFAALGVKNDECLNVIGKYKQDSGYLLDPHTACGIAAYEAYNGPGEIGITFATAHPAKFDEAISLLNISQEFPAQIAGLSALPQHMTVVEHDKAEIARQLEVFYTLSAEIG, from the coding sequence ATGCAATATATTAGCACTAGAGGCAAGGTCGAACCGAAAGGTTTTATCGATACGGTCTTGATGGGCCTGGCCGATGACGGCGGATTGATGATTCCGGACGTGATTCCTTCCGTGTCCGCACAGACGCTGGAGGAGTGGCGCTCCTTAAGCTTTCAGGAGCTGTTCCTGAAGATTTTCTCCTATTATACGAACGGCGAAATTCCGGACGGCGACCTGAAGGATATGGTCAAGCGGAGCTACGCTTCCTTCCGCCATCCGGAAGTGACACCGCTTAAGGAAATCAATGATTCGCTGTATGTGCTGGAGCTGTTCCACGGGCCGACCTTTGCCTTTAAGGATGTCGCGCTGCAGTTCATGGGCGAGCTGTACTCTTATATTTCCAGAGTGCGGGGCGAAATTATTCATATCCTCGGCGCAACCTCCGGCGATACCGGAGCGGCGGCCATTGCGGGCGTTCGCGGCAAGGAAGGCATCAAGATCTGCATTCTGCATCCCCATAACAAGGTCAGCAAGGTGCAGGAGCTGCAAATGACGACAGTGGACGATGCCAATGTGCTGAACCTGTCGGTCAAAGGCAATTTCGACGACTGTCAACAAGTCATCAAGGAACTGTTCGGCGATCTGGACTTCAAGAGCCGGTACCATCTTCGGGCGATCAACTCGATCAACTTTGTACGGATTTTGGCCCAGACCGTCTATTACTTCTACGCTTATCTGCATCTGCCGCAGAGTGCGCAGGGCAAGACGGTCAATATCAGTGTGCCGTCCGGCAACTTCGGCAACATTTTCTCCGGCTATCTCGCCAAGAAGATGGGTTTGCCGATCGGCAAGCTGATCATCGCGACGAACGAGAACAATATTCTGGAGCGGTTCGTGAAGACCGGAGAATACAAGCCCGGCGATTTCAAAAGCACGCACAGCCCTTCGATGGACATCCAGGTGGCCAGCAACTTCGAACGCTACCTGTACTATTTGCTTGGCGAGGACTCCGCGAAGGTGTCCGATTATATGGCGAAGCTTCAGCGCGAAGGAGCCATTACGGTTGATTCGGCGCTGCTCGACAAGGTACAGACCGAATTTGCCGCGCTTGGCGTGAAGAACGACGAGTGTCTGAACGTCATTGGCAAGTACAAGCAGGATTCCGGCTATTTGCTTGACCCTCATACCGCCTGCGGCATTGCCGCTTACGAAGCGTATAACGGGCCGGGCGAGATCGGTATTACATTCGCGACCGCGCATCCTGCCAAGTTCGACGAAGCCATCTCCCTGCTGAATATCAGCCAGGAATTCCCGGCGCAGATCGCCGGTCTGTCGGCGCTGCCGCAGCATATGACCGTGGTGGAGCATGACAAGGCCGAGATCGCGAGACAGCTCGAGGTGTTCTATACGCTATCCGCCGAGATCGGATAA
- a CDS encoding Gfo/Idh/MocA family protein, protein MTIRFGVVGTNWITDRFLESGLENEDFLLTAVYSRSEEKGKAFAAKYAGASVYTDLEAMAASDEIDAVYIASPNSLHAEHALICINHGKHVLCEKPAASNAAELRSVIEAARRNNVLFMEAMKSTLVPGFNIIKENLYKIGRVRRYFASYCQYSSRYDAFLQGTVLNAFNPAYSNGALMDLGVYCLYPMVVLFGKPDTVKATGVMLSSGVDGEGSIVMRYGDMDAVVMYAKITESYLPAEIQGENGTMIIDKISQPYEVKIRYRDGIVEELTVPQTYESMYYEAEEFIRLVKAGEHESSVNSHANSLATAEIMEDARRQLGLRYASDQW, encoded by the coding sequence ATGACCATTCGTTTTGGCGTAGTCGGAACCAACTGGATTACAGACCGCTTTTTGGAGTCGGGACTGGAAAATGAAGATTTTCTGCTGACCGCCGTGTATTCCCGCAGCGAAGAGAAGGGGAAAGCATTCGCCGCGAAATACGCCGGAGCCTCCGTATACACCGATCTTGAGGCGATGGCGGCAAGCGACGAAATCGACGCTGTCTATATCGCCAGTCCCAATTCACTGCATGCGGAGCACGCCCTTATCTGCATCAATCACGGCAAGCATGTGCTGTGTGAGAAACCTGCCGCGTCCAACGCGGCGGAGCTGAGAAGCGTCATCGAAGCGGCGCGGCGCAATAATGTGCTGTTCATGGAAGCGATGAAATCGACGCTCGTTCCGGGCTTCAATATCATCAAAGAGAACCTGTATAAAATCGGCCGGGTTCGGCGGTACTTCGCCAGCTACTGCCAGTATTCCTCGCGGTATGACGCATTTCTTCAGGGGACGGTGCTGAATGCCTTCAATCCGGCATATTCCAATGGAGCCCTGATGGATCTCGGCGTTTATTGTCTTTATCCCATGGTCGTCCTGTTCGGGAAGCCGGATACGGTGAAGGCGACAGGCGTAATGCTCTCCTCCGGCGTCGACGGCGAGGGCAGCATTGTTATGCGTTACGGTGATATGGATGCCGTCGTGATGTACGCCAAGATTACCGAATCCTATCTGCCGGCGGAAATTCAAGGCGAGAACGGCACGATGATCATTGACAAGATCAGTCAGCCGTACGAGGTCAAGATTCGCTACAGAGACGGAATTGTCGAGGAACTGACTGTGCCGCAGACCTATGAGTCGATGTACTATGAAGCTGAGGAGTTTATCCGCCTGGTGAAGGCGGGGGAACACGAGAGCTCCGTCAATTCGCATGCCAACTCGCTGGCGACTGCGGAAATTATGGAAGATGCGCGGAGGCAGCTTGGACTCCGGTACGCCTCGGATCAATGGTAA
- a CDS encoding radical SAM/SPASM domain-containing protein, giving the protein MKTFKKVYIEITSVCNLACSFCPQTARQAKFMNTETFSAILDEIKPHTSHIYLHVKGEPLLHPRIHELLDAAHDKGFKVNITTNGTLIRKAGPKLLGKPALRQMNFSLHSFDGHEGSEDRDGYLGQIISFAKEAAAQGVFISFRLWNLTPDNLTNLQRNRNRETLSVLESAFGLDYRIEEKIVPGSSVKIADRIFLNQDHEFQWPSLTAPEDDGQGFCHALRSQAAILVDGTVVPCCLDGEGVINLGNVNETPFSDIVEGERANRLFYGFSRREAVEELCRRCGYRQRFG; this is encoded by the coding sequence TTGAAGACATTTAAGAAGGTATACATCGAGATTACAAGCGTCTGCAATCTGGCTTGCAGCTTTTGCCCGCAAACGGCAAGGCAGGCGAAGTTTATGAATACGGAAACGTTCAGCGCCATTTTGGACGAGATCAAGCCGCATACATCGCATATCTATCTTCATGTCAAAGGCGAGCCGCTGCTGCATCCGCGAATTCACGAACTGCTGGATGCCGCGCATGACAAAGGCTTCAAGGTCAACATTACGACCAACGGCACGCTGATCCGCAAGGCGGGGCCCAAGCTGCTCGGGAAGCCGGCGCTGCGGCAGATGAACTTCTCGCTGCACAGCTTCGACGGGCATGAGGGATCCGAGGACCGCGATGGCTATCTTGGGCAAATTATTTCATTTGCCAAGGAGGCTGCTGCGCAGGGCGTCTTCATCTCCTTCCGGCTGTGGAATCTCACGCCGGACAATCTGACGAATCTGCAGAGAAACCGCAACCGCGAGACGCTGTCCGTGCTGGAATCGGCATTCGGCCTGGACTACCGGATCGAGGAAAAGATCGTTCCCGGCAGCAGCGTGAAGATCGCCGATCGAATCTTTCTGAACCAGGACCACGAGTTTCAGTGGCCCAGTCTTACCGCGCCTGAGGACGATGGCCAAGGCTTCTGTCACGCCCTTCGCAGCCAGGCCGCCATATTGGTCGACGGGACGGTGGTGCCCTGCTGCCTGGACGGTGAAGGCGTCATTAACCTGGGCAACGTCAATGAGACGCCGTTCTCTGACATCGTGGAGGGAGAACGGGCGAATCGGTTGTTCTACGGCTTCTCCCGCAGGGAAGCGGTGGAGGAGCTGTGCCGTCGGTGCGGGTACCGGCAGCGGTTCGGGTGA
- a CDS encoding ArsR/SmtB family transcription factor: protein MKVLNHPDRQDIQLSSVLYALSDPIRLYLVDVIHKSGERRCGDIAVPVVKSTLSHHYRTLREAGILHVRVQGTLRISSVRTEDLESRFPGLLASVLNAYHASGEAERLTASTEASGREATQS, encoded by the coding sequence ATGAAAGTGCTGAATCATCCTGACCGCCAGGATATTCAATTATCCTCGGTCCTGTATGCGCTCAGCGATCCTATCCGGTTGTATCTTGTGGATGTGATCCATAAATCGGGCGAACGGAGATGCGGCGATATTGCCGTTCCCGTCGTTAAATCGACGCTTTCCCACCATTACCGGACACTTCGGGAGGCCGGCATCCTTCACGTTCGGGTGCAGGGCACCCTGCGCATCTCCAGCGTCCGCACAGAGGATCTGGAATCCCGATTCCCCGGCCTGCTGGCCTCGGTGTTGAACGCCTATCACGCCTCCGGGGAGGCGGAGCGGTTAACGGCGTCGACCGAAGCCTCCGGCAGAGAAGCGACGCAGAGCTGA